CAGCTCGTTGATCGGGAGCCCGTCAGTCGACGCGCCCTCCCGCTCCGCGTCGTCGACGTCGCGATCGACCGAGTCGGAGACCGGCATCTCAGAACTGACTCCCTCCGCAGAGTTCGCTCGTCTCGTTGACCTGGACCCCGATGTCGGTCACGTTGTCCGGCAGGGCCTCCTCGAGCTTTCGCTCGAGGATGACGCTCATCACCTCGGCCGTCGGCGGCTGCTCGAGAACGACGACGCCGTCGTCGTCGCCGGCGTCCTCGAAGGCCTCGACGAGCGGATCGCCCCGCTCGAGCAGGAACATGTGATCCCACTCGGAGATTACGTCGGTAATATCTCCCTTGTCGGCGACCCACCCCTCTTCGGTGAGTTCGCCCTCGAGGGTGACGGCAACCTCGTAGTTGTGACCGTGCGGACGAGAACACTTGCCGTCGTGGTGGAGGATTCGATGGCCGGCACTGATCCGGATCGGCCGATCCCGACCGACGTGGAGGGTACGGCCGGTCCCGACGACGGCATCGGCGGGCTCCTCGCGGGCGGCGAGCTCCTTGGTCATACCGTGGTATTCGCCGGCGAATACTTAACTCTGGTCGATCCGGATCCCAGGACTCGTCGATAGATCGAACGCCGTCCGGTACTCTCGGTTCGGTCGATCGTCCGGAATCGCGAAAAAGCGAACGTGCACCCGGCCGTGATCGGATCAGTGAGCGCTGACGGAGCGGCTCTCACCGTCTGAAATCCGTCGGGAGATCCGGGCCGTTTAACCCTCGAGTTGGTCCTGGATCCTGTTTTTCGCTTCGGTTCGCCGCTTCTGCGAGAACGTCGGTTCGTCGGCCGAGAAGCTAACCCCGACTTCGTCGACAGTCCGCCGGTAGATGTTCGTTCGGCGTCCCTCCTCGGAGAGCCGTCGCCCCTCGCAGGTCAACAGTCCGGCGTCGACGAGTTCCTCGATTCGCCGATAGCAGGTGGCGATGGGGATCTCGATGTCCTTGCTCAGCGTCTGTGCCGACTTCGGCGTGCCCGCTGCACAGAGAATTTCCGCGCTGTACTTGTTGCCGAGTGCCGTGAGGACCGTCGTCGAATCCGACTGGTCCTGTGCCGTCCAGCCACGAGACATAATCCCACTATAGCTATTTATCAAAATTGAATCTTTCGATTATATTGAGTATCTTTTTTGCTTTAATTTCGTCCGGGTGGAGTAGTCTCGATCGAGGGCCGGGAAGGGCGGGACGCATTTGAATCGTCGAGTCGAACGGTCAGTATGAACGTCGCGGTCGTGACGGTCGGAGACGAACTGCTCGCTGGACGAACGACGAACACCAACGCCACGTGGCTCTGCGAGCAACTCGCCGAGCGCGGCGCGACCGTCGAACGCGTGACGACCGTTCCGGACCGCGTCGCGGATATCGCACGGGTCGTCAACGAGTATCGCGCCGAGTACGACGCCGTCGTGGTCACGGGGGGACTCGGCCCGACGCACGACGACGTCACGATGGACGGAATCGCCGCCGCCTTCGGCCGCTCGCTCGAGACGCACGACGCCGCGCTCGAGTGGCTCGAGGATCACGGTTACTCGCGCTCTGACCTGACGGAAGGGACGGCAGAGTTACCGGCCGGAGCCCGGGCGCTACACAACGAGGAAGGAGTCGCACCGGGTGTGGCGCTCGAGGGCGTCTACGTACTCCCGGGCGTGCCGGCGGAGATGCGAGCGATGTTCGAGACGATCGCGACCGAGTTCACCGGCACGAAAACCTACCGGGAGACGGTCGTCGCGGACGAACCCGAGAGCGCGCTGCTCGATCGGTTCGACGAGTTGCACGACCGATTCGACGTCTCGGTCGGGAGCTATCCCGGCGAGTCGGTCAGCGTCGAAATCGTGAGCGACGACGAAGCGACGGCCGCGGAAGCCGCGGCGTGGCTCCGCGAGCGGGTCGATACGCCGTCGTAGCCGACCGACTACCGGTAGAGGTAGGCCAGCCAGACGACGGTAACGAGCAGGCTCACGAGCAGGGTTCCCCAGCCGACGATATCCATCGGCAGCGCCGTTTCCGCCTCGAGTACGACGCCGATCAGTTCGTTCATACTCGGCGATCCGTTCTCAGCCCTCTTAATTTTTCAGAAAGCGTGTCGATCGGTGCAAAGCCACACGGATTTAGCGTCGGCTGTCGAACCGTCCGACATGGATTCCATCGGCGTCGTCGTCAATCCGATCGCCGGGATGGGCGGGCGGGTCGGATTGAAGGGAACTGACGACAAGGTCGAGGAGGCGCGTCGACGCGGTGCAGAGCCGCGAGCACCCGAGCGAGCGCGAACGGCATTCGCATCGTTGCACCGGCGGGCGCCCGACCTCACGGTCTACACGGCGGCCGGCGTGATGGGGGAGAACGCGGCTCGAGACGCCGGCTACGAACCCGAGGTCGTCTACGATCCCTGGTCGGAGACCGGAAACGAATCGGCGGCGGAGCCGCCGACGGATCCCGCAGCGTCCGAGACGACCGGCGCAGACACGCGGGCCGCCGTTCGGGCGTTTCTCGAGCGCGGTCATCGGACATCGTCTGACGACGGCGTCGACCTGGTTCTCTTCGTCGGCGGCGACGGAACGGCGGTCGACGTCGCGACGGTACTCGAGGACGTCGGCGACGAGACGCCGATGCTCGGGGTGCCGGCCGGCGTCAAGATCTACTCCTCCGTGTTCGCGGTGACGCCGGCGGACGCCGGTTACGTCGCCGCCGAGTTCGACCGCGTGGAGAGCCGCGAGGTCAACGACATCGACGAGGAGGCCTACCGCGAAGGCGAGGTTCGCACCGAGCTGAAGGCGGTCGTGCCGGTGCCGGTCGCGCCGGACGTCCAGTCGGGAAAACAGGTCTCGAGCGGCAACGTCGACTCGCTGGCCGCCGGATTCGCCCGCGAGGCGGACCCCGATCGAACCTACGTTTTCGGTCCCGGCGGAACCGTCGGAGCGATCGAGACGGAGCTCGGAATCGATCCCTCGCCGCTCGGCGTCGACGTCTGGCGCGACGACAGACTCCTCGCTCGAGACGCCGCGGAGACGGAGATTCTGGCGGTCCTCGAGGATCCCGTCTCGATCGTAGTCTCGCCGATCGGCGGCCAGGGTTTCGTCTTCGGCCGCGGAAACCATCAGATCTCGCCGCAGGTCATCGAGCGGGCCGACGAGATCGAGGTCGTCGCATCGGGAGAGAAACTCGACGATATCAGTGCGTTGCGGGTGGATACCGACGACGACGCGGTCGACGACTCGCTTCGCGGCTGGATGCAGGTCCGGACGGGCCGGTTCACGACGCGACTCGTAAAAGTCATCTAGGATCCCCGCACATCCCCGTGTGGCTCTCAACCATATTAGTATCGGTCCGGAATGTAATGTGTGTATAGTCAAGACTAAGGTTGGCTCCGGCATACGGCCGTCCATGGAAACGCGGAAAGTCCAACGGCTCGGTCCGTCGACGCTCGCGATGACCCTGCCCGCGGAGTGGGCGTCAGAGCACGGCGTCGAGAAGGGCGACGAAGTGACGATTCGAACCAGCGGCAAGGGCACGCTAACGGTGATGCCCGAGTCGGCGAACACCGAAGAGACGGAGGCGATCATCCACGTCGACAGCCTCGACGCCGCCGCCGTCGAGCGCGCCATCGTCGCCCAGTACGTCCTCGGGCGGCGCGTCATCCGAATCCAGCGCGAGGACGGTGCGCTCGACTCTGAACACATCAACGCGGTCTACCAGGCCGAGACGCAGTTGATGGGACTCGGCGTGATCGAGGAAACCCCCGAGAGCATCTCGATCCGCTGTTCGGTCGATCCCGAGGACTTCACGCTCGACAACCTGCTCGAGCGACTCGAGCGGACCGGACGAACGATGCGCGGCGAGGCGATCAAGGCGCTGGCCCACGGCAACCCGGATCTCGCTCAGCGGGCGCTCAACCGCGAGCGTCAGGCGAACAAGATCTTCGTGCTCCTGCTGCGTCTGATCTTCACGGCCTATCAGAACCCGAACCTCGCCCGGGCGGTCGGCCTGAACAGCGGCTTCCCGCTGATCGGCTACCGCTCGATCGCGAAGAACCTCGAGTTGACGGCCGACAACGCCGAGGACGTCGCCGACATCGTCATGGAGATCGAGGGCCACACCCTCGACGTCGACACCTCGATCATGCGCGACATCCGGGAACTGAACGAGGTCGTCGACGAGATCACGTCCCTCGCCGTCGAGGCGGCGGTCGAGCGAGATTACGACAAGTCCAACGAGGTTCGGTCGCTGTTTCACGAGATTTCCGATCGAGAGCACGAGATCCTCGCCGAACTGCCGGAGATGGCCAACGAGGACCTGCTGCGGGTGCGCGAGGTGCTCGTCAGCCTCCAACAGACCGCACAGTACGCGATGCGAAACGCCGAAATATCGGCCAATCTCGCGCTGAACGAGGAGTCCGAGCACACGACGATCAAGTGAGCGACCGACTCGAGTCGCCCCTGCCGCCGGTGCGGCGCGCCGTACTGTCGGTTTGCGCGAAGGGATGCAGTTAAGGGACCCTGCACAGAATCCTCGAGCATGGCTACGCAATCGGAGTCGACGGACAAGGGTCTGGGCCTGGCGCTCGCGCTCGGTGCAGTCGCGACCATCGGTGCACTCCTGATGCTTACCGGTGCACCGAATATCGAAGCCGCGTGGGGATTCGCCGGGGCGATGTTGTTTAGCTCGCTCGCGGTCGTCGGTATCCACCTCTACTGGGACTGACGACGACTTCTCGTTTTCGCTCACAGTCACACGTCGGACCCCGACACTCGATACCACGCTCCACGCCGTTTCAGGTGCGGTATCTGCCGTTAAGAGTTAAGACCGACGGCGACCTAGAGCGGGTACGGACGATGACCGACTACTCCGACGAAGAGCAGCGTATTCTCTCGTACCTCCGCGAGAGTGCCGCCCGCGGCGAACAGTACTTCCGGGCGAAGAACATCGCGGACGCGATCGGACTCTCGTCGAAACAGGTTGGTGCTCGCCTCCCTCACCTCGCGGAGAAATCCGACGAGGTCGACATCGAGAAGTGGGGTCGGGCCCGCTCGACGACCTGGCGAGTCACCGTCAGTTAAGCCGCCTCTCGTCTCCCGGTCCACGGTCTTTTTACCGACGAACGACCCAGTTAGTGGCATGACTGTACGTGTCGACCGGTCGTTCGAGGTGCCGGCGCCTCCCGAGCGCGTCTGGGAGTTTATCTCCGATCCGGCGAACCGGGCGCAGGCGATCAGCGTGGTACAGGAGTACTCCATCGACGATGCGGACGGTCGCCGCGCGACCTGGCACGTCGAGTTACCGATTCCGCTCGTCCGGCAGACGGTCGCCGTCGAGACCGAAGACATCACCCGCCGCCCGCCCGAGTACGTCAAGTTCGTCGGAAACTCGAAGGGGCTGACGGTGACGGGCGAGCACGAGATCGTCGAAACGGAGGGCGGCAGTCGTCTCGAGAACCACTTCGTCGTCGACGGAAAGCTCCCGGGCGTCGAGAAGTTCTTCAAACGGAATCTGGACGAGGAACTCGAGAACCTCCGCCGCGAACTCGAGCGGGATCTCCAGACCACACAATGACCGCACAGCAGACGGAATCCGAAGCGGAGACGTTCCGGCTCGCACTCGCGCAGATCCGGGTCGAGTCCGGTCAGGTCGAGGCGAACGTCGAGCGCGCGCTCGAGGCGATCGGCCGAGCCGCGGCCCGCGGCGCGGATCTGGTCGCCCTCCCGGAACTGTTCAACGTCGGTTACTTCGCGTTCGACCGCTACGAGCAGCACGCGGAGCCGTTCGGCGGCGAGACGTTCACCCGGCTCCGCGAGGCCGCCGTCGAGCACGACGTCGCGGTGCTCGCCGGAACGATCGTCGAGGATCTCGCAGCGACGGAAACCGTCGAGACGCCGGCCGACGAGGGACTGGCCAACACCGCCGCGCTGTTCGACGCGAGCGGCGATCTGCGGCTGATCTACCGCAAGCACCACCTCTTCGGATACGAGTCGGCCGAATCGGAGCTGCTCGTTCCCGGCGAGCGACTCGAGACCGCGTCGATCGGCGACCTCACCGTCGGCGTGACGACCTGCTACGATCTCCGGTTCCCGGAGCTCTACCGCCGCCTGATCGACGCCGGCGCCGACCTGTTTCTCGTCCCGAGCGCGTGGCCCTATCCGCGGATCGAACACTGGAAGACGCTTGCACGCGCTCGAGCGATCGAGAACCAGAGCTACGTCGCGACCGTCAACGGCGCCGGCCACTTCCCGGAGGCCGACGCCGCGCTGCTCGGCCGGTCGACCGTCTACGACCCGTGGGGGGTGACCGTGGCCTCGAGCGGCGACGACTCGGTGCTCGTCACGGCGGACATCGATTCGGCGACGGTTCGAAGCGTTCGCGAGGAGTTTCCCGCGCTTCGCGACCGTCGGCTGTAGGCCGGTTCGGACGGCGGCGTCAACCGCTGTCTTTTTATTTCAGGGTACCATTGATTCCGATGCCGGTTACAGACGCTTTTCACGTCCGACCGGCACTGCGCGTCGCTCCGGCCGCAACTCGCTCGATTCCCGGGATCGAGCGATCCACTCCCGTCGACTCGTCTTCGACCGCGTCCCACTCCTTTCGCCTCGCTTTCGT
This DNA window, taken from Natronococcus sp. CG52, encodes the following:
- a CDS encoding SRPBCC family protein — encoded protein: MTVRVDRSFEVPAPPERVWEFISDPANRAQAISVVQEYSIDDADGRRATWHVELPIPLVRQTVAVETEDITRRPPEYVKFVGNSKGLTVTGEHEIVETEGGSRLENHFVVDGKLPGVEKFFKRNLDEELENLRRELERDLQTTQ
- a CDS encoding winged helix-turn-helix domain-containing protein, which codes for MSRGWTAQDQSDSTTVLTALGNKYSAEILCAAGTPKSAQTLSKDIEIPIATCYRRIEELVDAGLLTCEGRRLSEEGRRTNIYRRTVDEVGVSFSADEPTFSQKRRTEAKNRIQDQLEG
- a CDS encoding phosphate signaling complex PhoU family protein, with protein sequence METRKVQRLGPSTLAMTLPAEWASEHGVEKGDEVTIRTSGKGTLTVMPESANTEETEAIIHVDSLDAAAVERAIVAQYVLGRRVIRIQREDGALDSEHINAVYQAETQLMGLGVIEETPESISIRCSVDPEDFTLDNLLERLERTGRTMRGEAIKALAHGNPDLAQRALNRERQANKIFVLLLRLIFTAYQNPNLARAVGLNSGFPLIGYRSIAKNLELTADNAEDVADIVMEIEGHTLDVDTSIMRDIRELNEVVDEITSLAVEAAVERDYDKSNEVRSLFHEISDREHEILAELPEMANEDLLRVREVLVSLQQTAQYAMRNAEISANLALNEESEHTTIK
- a CDS encoding DUF7123 family protein codes for the protein MTDYSDEEQRILSYLRESAARGEQYFRAKNIADAIGLSSKQVGARLPHLAEKSDEVDIEKWGRARSTTWRVTVS
- a CDS encoding ATP-NAD kinase family protein codes for the protein MDSIGVVVNPIAGMGGRVGLKGTDDKVEEARRRGAEPRAPERARTAFASLHRRAPDLTVYTAAGVMGENAARDAGYEPEVVYDPWSETGNESAAEPPTDPAASETTGADTRAAVRAFLERGHRTSSDDGVDLVLFVGGDGTAVDVATVLEDVGDETPMLGVPAGVKIYSSVFAVTPADAGYVAAEFDRVESREVNDIDEEAYREGEVRTELKAVVPVPVAPDVQSGKQVSSGNVDSLAAGFAREADPDRTYVFGPGGTVGAIETELGIDPSPLGVDVWRDDRLLARDAAETEILAVLEDPVSIVVSPIGGQGFVFGRGNHQISPQVIERADEIEVVASGEKLDDISALRVDTDDDAVDDSLRGWMQVRTGRFTTRLVKVI
- a CDS encoding 6-pyruvoyl trahydropterin synthase family protein, with product MTKELAAREEPADAVVGTGRTLHVGRDRPIRISAGHRILHHDGKCSRPHGHNYEVAVTLEGELTEEGWVADKGDITDVISEWDHMFLLERGDPLVEAFEDAGDDDGVVVLEQPPTAEVMSVILERKLEEALPDNVTDIGVQVNETSELCGGSQF
- a CDS encoding carbon-nitrogen family hydrolase; protein product: MTAQQTESEAETFRLALAQIRVESGQVEANVERALEAIGRAAARGADLVALPELFNVGYFAFDRYEQHAEPFGGETFTRLREAAVEHDVAVLAGTIVEDLAATETVETPADEGLANTAALFDASGDLRLIYRKHHLFGYESAESELLVPGERLETASIGDLTVGVTTCYDLRFPELYRRLIDAGADLFLVPSAWPYPRIEHWKTLARARAIENQSYVATVNGAGHFPEADAALLGRSTVYDPWGVTVASSGDDSVLVTADIDSATVRSVREEFPALRDRRL
- a CDS encoding competence/damage-inducible protein A — encoded protein: MNVAVVTVGDELLAGRTTNTNATWLCEQLAERGATVERVTTVPDRVADIARVVNEYRAEYDAVVVTGGLGPTHDDVTMDGIAAAFGRSLETHDAALEWLEDHGYSRSDLTEGTAELPAGARALHNEEGVAPGVALEGVYVLPGVPAEMRAMFETIATEFTGTKTYRETVVADEPESALLDRFDELHDRFDVSVGSYPGESVSVEIVSDDEATAAEAAAWLRERVDTPS
- a CDS encoding DUF7525 family protein produces the protein MATQSESTDKGLGLALALGAVATIGALLMLTGAPNIEAAWGFAGAMLFSSLAVVGIHLYWD